AACTCAGGGCTGTGTCCTCTCCGATCTCAGACCTCCTCTCTTATGTCTTGCACTGCCTACACATTCACAATATGTGTTCGGATTTTTAATATGATACACGTTGATTTTGAATACTGATTATGTACTACACAGAATTTACTACAACAGCTGCTATGTAATATTCTGTAAAACAAGGaacaacagtggtggaaaaagtattcccttacttaaccctcctgtatgaacatgtgtttttttgtttttttcaggaacagcaataacccgAGGCATGTTTAACTACCAAGTGTcacaaactaaaaaatcccaataaacattgtttatgtttcattaataactaaattactaacCATCTTAATCAATATTTACtgtcacagatcatggttcaatgagaaTAGTTCaccagtttttcattttaaaaaatgcagtttaaaactttttatgtacattggaaagatctACATGTAAAATActatggttttacatgacattgatttagaaaaaaaatatatatatttaaaaaatttcaattttttatatttatgaaataatgataataataataataataataataataataaataactatatattttttagatttttaaactttgaaataggtcaatttgacctgcaacacaagaggagggttaagtaaaagtattaaaactACACTATGAAATAACTCCCCTACACTACATGAATCTTGCACTGACTGCACTTTCGACTAATCTTGctgataaacagacaaacaatcaaacaaactgCACTGAAAACCTCCCTCGCTGGGGCTTGAGTAGCCTTTtaatcatttatcatttcagGGTCCGAGTTGTTCCCCATCACTGTCATTGCCAAACAAATCTAAACCTAAACAGTGCAGTTATTATGAGTCAAAGTCACTGCCATCCCAACTGGGACATCCTAAAGTCAGGATGGCACTGTTAATAGCTCCTATCCTGAGATAAGATCCTTCAAGCAGAcaggacatttttttatataataccAAAAATCCTAAATGTCATCATAAACTGATAGTGATAGCTGAATTCCTGTGATACGGAAGTGTCTCTATTGAGACTCTAGTATCTTAAATCACAACCGAGCAGGAttaacacacaacaaacactctGATTTGGGACATGAGAGGGCAGCAAAGTGGAACAGAAtcaaaggaatagtttgacattgaGGTAAATGTGCGAATCACCTTTGTGTTGAGAATTAGAGGGGACAGAATCATGTAAGCCTGATCACATCTTACCTCCGATTGCGTTACACCTGGAGATGATCTCCCACAGAACAAGAGCCATGGAGTAAACATCGGCCTGTTTGAAAGACTCAATGTTTTCCAGGTTGATTCTGGACTCCAACACCTCCGGGGCCATGTACCTGGCTGTTCCCACctgagagaaaaaacattaaacattaacattatgTCATTAAAGTCCATGATATAACAGGGTAGATGCTTAGCTAAGTACACCATCTTAGCAGTAAGAGTTATTTACCTGCATTAATCAAGTGACAGGTGGTAATTTAGTGCTATAGTAAGCTGTCACATCACATTTATCTgattcaaaacatgtttgatgtacaaaataattggaaaaacaAAAGGTAGCGGTGAGCTCAACAACACGCTGCTCGTCTTCACATAATTACAACTTTGGTAAATGTGTTTCGCCGGCGCTTCCTCCAAATGCATTAACGGTATTACAATGCATTAGGTGTGCTGCGCAGCAAAGGGTGAggccttttttttataatgagtCATTTTCATAACACAGTCTAATGTGACTATGGCCTATTACATCAGCGTAATGAGTCCATTAAGAATCaatcaagcctgtttttcttgtgacCATAATAAAAGGACCACCTCAGAACACTTACAACACTACTTCTATCAGCTTTATCCATCAGGGGCAAGATATAGAAGCAGCCAAACATTTAGAGATGGTGTCCCTGCGTGATGAGGATCACAAATGAAAAGTTTGATTGATAGCACGGCTCCCTTCAAGGTCTTATAAATATCTCTTAAGACATTTATTGCAGGGCTTGGAGTGGCCTGTGTCTGGGGCGcaatcaaaattattaacaggAGAGGgttatattttttctatctgTGAGGCGATCAATAGCGAAGTAAACCCAAATAAAAAACCCAAATTTAGGATTAGAAGGCTTTACCTGCCCACTGTTGGCCAGCTCGTCCACAGACAGAGCATTGTCCAGGCGCAGGGCGAGGCCGAAGTCACACAGGCAGCAGGTCAAGTCGCTTTTCACGAGTATGTTGGAGCTCTTAATGTCCCTGTGTGCAATTGGCACCTTGTAGCGGCCGCAGGGTGTGTGGTCGCTGTGAAGGTGCGCCACTCCACTCGCTAGCGAGCCCCCCAGCAGCCACAGGTCGTGCCAGCTGATGATGTGGTGAATCAAGAACTCCTGGAGGTTTCCTTTCGGGTGGTACGCTGTGATCAGCCAGCACTGTCTCTGTACCTTCCTGTCCTCTGCCGTCAGGAAGTGAAGCACGTTCTCGTGTTTCAAGTCTGCGTCAGAGAAAATCTCTTTCTCGTTCTTCCAGGAGGCGTACTCTTCGTACTGGAAGATCTTAATAGCCACCGTCTCGAAGCCCTGCTCCTCGCTGACGGTTGAGCCCTGCTTCAGCTTGGCTTTGTACACCTCTGCAAAGCGTCCCTTTCCAACCTGAACGTCCAGCTCGATGGGCAGCAGCTCCGTGTTGTGGTTGAGGTTGTTGGCGTGCGTGGAGCTGCTGTCTGAACCCTCGTCGTCTATCATGATGGCGTGAGCGTCGCTGAAGTCCAGTGGAGGACCCCTCTTGCGTCTGGAGTTGGCCTGCCGCTGGCGGTAGACACGATAACAGTAGAAGGAAGTGATGACGAAAACCGCCATAACCAGCAGAGGCACCAGGCTCACTAAGATGACGGCCACCACCTGGGACTCAGGGGCTGAGGGAACAAAGGCCAAAAGATTAAGATAATGAAGATGGCCACAgttatatacaggtgcatctcaataaattagaatatcacagaaaagtgtatttatttcagtaacTCAATtaataaagtggaaaaaacacattatagagACCCATTACacataaaatgaaacatttcatgtcttaatttattcagtttattctaattataatgatcatggcttatatttaatgaagacctaaaattcagtgtctcaaaaaatgtaatactacaaaagaccaattttaaaaagtatgtttaatatggaaatgttgaaaaagtatgtctctgaaaagtatgtccatctatatgcactcaatacttggttggggctattttacttgaactactggaaattgacttttccatgatattctaatgtattgagatgcacctgtatagttGAGTTGAACAAGCTAAACATGCCTTGAAATGAAACGGGATGGACTAAATGCTTTTGTCAGACTTTTTAAAAGGAGGGAAGACTTTATTGAAGTGcacatatctatctataaaagcaagaagtgtctgttagtgtgtgtgcgtgtgcatgtgtgtgtgtggatgtgtgttgtgatgatcccctccccctctgtgtgttttggcaTGCTTTCTCTCTTCATGTGTAGGAGGAGCCACAGGACATGCCgctcctccagtctgcagaggcTGGAGAAGCACACCTGAATCCAGTCTCAATCACTGAGGCTATATAAAGGAGCGGAGGCCTCagctttctccctctctctctcctttccttcaCAGCCACCACCTTGGTTTGGTTTAGTTGGTCtggtttagtttgtttgttactTTCAGCTTATACACCTGCATTTCACTACAtcgtatgcatgcacacacctcaccactgatatactgatcaacataattaagtttctttgtgtttttttcgtttaatc
This genomic interval from Centropristis striata isolate RG_2023a ecotype Rhode Island chromosome 14, C.striata_1.0, whole genome shotgun sequence contains the following:
- the LOC131985515 gene encoding TGF-beta receptor type-2-like codes for the protein MELLRFSAFWCGAILFGSIQLEEAGASIMKIKRLCKFCDVHPTSCKGKGSCKVECEITAICPNDDDVCVSIWRKKDDNYTFDTLCHNRSQKLHGLVLEDYNNSKCEMKEKKGMGSQFFICSCSEDECNEHIFFNSSPESQVVAVILVSLVPLLVMAVFVITSFYCYRVYRQRQANSRRKRGPPLDFSDAHAIMIDDEGSDSSSTHANNLNHNTELLPIELDVQVGKGRFAEVYKAKLKQGSTVSEEQGFETVAIKIFQYEEYASWKNEKEIFSDADLKHENVLHFLTAEDRKVQRQCWLITAYHPKGNLQEFLIHHIISWHDLWLLGGSLASGVAHLHSDHTPCGRYKVPIAHRDIKSSNILVKSDLTCCLCDFGLALRLDNALSVDELANSGQVGTARYMAPEVLESRINLENIESFKQADVYSMALVLWEIISRCNAIGEVKEYEPPFGNLREHPCVESMKDSVLRDRGRPEIPNSWINHPGIQMVCASIDECWDHDPEARLTAQCVAERFDDMEYLDKLSDRSDSEEKIPEEILMVDEK